The DNA region ATTCGATGCTCCGATATATTTTGACTTTTCCTTGGTAATATCTTTAATCGTCAAGTTACCTACTTCTAAAAACACATCGCCAATTTGAATGTCATTTATTTTGCACAGTGAATCGTTATAAAAACCTGTAACAATTGCCTTGTTATCAATGATTTTAAAACGAAAGGGAGCCCATTTTAAACCAAAGTATTGATTTGTATATTTTGTCACAAAACCAGCGTGGCTGTCATTAATTTTCGCTGTTAATTCGAGCATTGCAAGATGATAAGAAATGGTGTCTCTTGAATCCTTGAATTTGGGAACCATTTCAACAAGAACTTTATTCCAGTCTTGACCGATTCGATATTTATAAGGGAAGAAATATTCGATAATATTCCAATACCGGGAAAGTCCCAATAAACGTAATTCTATTGATGGAAAAACAGAATCTTTATAAGATTTTTCATTGTCATATTTTGTGTTTCCAACAAATCTGGATTGTTGGACATAGTAGTTTTTGCCTTGGTTTCTGTTATTTTGAATGAATTCGAGTTGATTTATCAAGGTTTTGGTAAATGCAATGGAATCGCTTAACCAAGCTAAATCAAGATTAAAACTAAGACTGTCAGGAATTTCGTCTTTACATTTTTTGCATTTTTTTACCTTGCCTAAACTACTAATCCATTCCGAATAATAATTATTTAGTTCTTGTTTTGATTCTAATGAAGACACTACTTTAATTCGGATCATAAATTCGTTGTCCCAATCAATTTTTCCTTTTGCAACTGTTGGATGATAATACTTAAGAAAGCCCCACAACTTACAAAAGGTCGCAATTTTTTCAGATTCCTGAGAAGTTGTCTGGGAAAAGGTCGAAATGGAAAAGGAAAGGAAAATTAATATTGATATTACTGTTTTCATATTGTTATACTGGGTGTTCCTAAATGGCTTGTAACGGCGGTTTTCGGCTTGGCGAAGGTGGCGATTTTTAGCACTACACTTCAATCGAAGCACGAATGTTCAAATTTACGAAAAAGTTTAAAATGAAGCACTTAACCGCCACTTTTGCCAAACCGATGTTGAACTAAACCTTCGGTAGCCACAAACAAAACAAAAATACACATATATCTCGTATAAACAAACTCACTTTAAATAAAAAATATTATGAGTTTACAAAAAAAGCGATACAATACCATTGTATCACAAGCCAAACAAAACGTGATAGGCTTTTCATCGGCCTATCAAAAATTTTTAGAACGTGTAAGTATTGATCAAAACAGCAAGAGCCTGATTACGAACTACAGTCGTAGCATAGCAGCTATTGCCTTACACTTTAACCGTGTGCCTCATCAAGTAGGTGTAGATGAAATCAACGGATATTTGTATCGAATGATTCACCAGGAAAAGCAATCCATCAGTTATTTTAAACAAGCGGTGTATGGTTTACGGCATTGGTTTAGATTGTTTGGTATGGAAGAAAAAGCTATTCAAATGCCAAGCATTAAGAAAGAACAAAAACTGCCGGTAGTTTTATCAAAAGAAGAGTGTAAAGAACTATTTAAAACACCACGCCTCTTAAAGCACCGATACCTGCTTGCCTTTGCTTATGG from Bacteroidia bacterium includes:
- a CDS encoding peptidase S41, with protein sequence MKTVISILIFLSFSISTFSQTTSQESEKIATFCKLWGFLKYYHPTVAKGKIDWDNEFMIRIKVVSSLESKQELNNYYSEWISSLGKVKKCKKCKDEIPDSLSFNLDLAWLSDSIAFTKTLINQLEFIQNNRNQGKNYYVQQSRFVGNTKYDNEKSYKDSVFPSIELRLLGLSRYWNIIEYFFPYKYRIGQDWNKVLVEMVPKFKDSRDTISYHLAMLELTAKINDSHAGFVTKYTNQYFGLKWAPFRFKIIDNKAIVTGFYNDSLCKINDIQIGDVFLEVGNLTIKDITKEKSKYIGASNEVTKLRNMIYAIFNGQTDSVNTTFERNGVVEEKTIYRYYFNEFNYKWTNANLPDTCKILDGNIGYINLGLLQPQQTDSYLNKLKDTKAIIFDVRNYPNGTMYSIANFLNADNKPFAKFTNPDLSYPGIFHYTAPYSCGKKNSSPYTGKVILLFNETSQSHAEFTLMALQTAPNVISIGSQTAGADGNVSLITFPGNYKSYMTGIGVYYPDGRETQRIGIVPDIEVKPTIDGLKLKKDEVLEKAIEVINGN